The proteins below are encoded in one region of Acanthochromis polyacanthus isolate Apoly-LR-REF ecotype Palm Island chromosome 4, KAUST_Apoly_ChrSc, whole genome shotgun sequence:
- the LOC127533508 gene encoding L-selectin-like, whose amino-acid sequence MNMEFGLFQTRGCKSSTSWICLTFLCSMLCMWTNVECWSYYFSNTTMNWRNARAWCKEHYTDMVAIQNQEEIEHLNSWLPKKSSYYWIGIRKINDVWTWVGTNKSLTAEATNWAMGEPNNGKTAPSLVRLSEDCVEMYIKRDQQAGKWNDERCSKLKSALCYKAACQSDSCLHGDCVETINSHKCDCFEGFYGDKCEHAIACNPLADPAHASQLCFHPFGSNRFNSSCLFSCELGFRLVGESQLFCQASGHWSQPLPLCQVEQCPDLSHTKFSGGTMICRHPVGPHSYNSTCEFRCYEGFDLIGENLTRCDHSGQWTASVPACTIQCFYRKL is encoded by the exons ATGAATATG GAGTTTGGACTATTTCAGACACGTGGATGTAAAAGCTCCACTTCATGGATCTGCTTGACTTTTCTTTGCTCAA TGCTGTGCATGTGGACCAACGTGGAGTGCTGGTCTTACTACTTCTCAAACACCACTATGAACTGGAGGAATGCTCGAGCCTGGTGCAAAGAGCACTACACTGACATGGTGGCCATCCAGAACCAGGAGGAGATCGAGCATCTCAACAGCTGGCTGCCAAAGAAATCCAGTTATTACTGGATCGGCATCCGCAAGATCAATGACGTCTGGACCTGGGTCGGGACCAACAAGTCGCTGACTGCAGAAGCAACCAACTGGGCGATGGGCGAACCCAACAATGGCAAGACTGCACCAAGTCTTGTCAGACTGAGTGAGGACTGTGTGGAGATGTACATTAAGAGAGATCAGCAGGCGGGCAAGTGGAACGACGAGAGGTGCAGCAAACTGAAGAGCGCTCTGTGCTACAAAG CTGCCTGTCAGAGCGACTCATGTCTCCATGGAGACTGTGTGGAGACCATCAACAGCCACAAGTGCGACTGCTTTGAAGGATTTTATGGAGACAAGTGTGAGCACG ctATTGCATGCAACCCTTTGGCAGATCCAGCTCACGCCTCTCAACTCTGTTTCCACCCCTTTGGGTCCAATCGTTTCAACTCTTCCTGCCTTTTCAGCTGTGAACTCGGCTTCCGCTTGGTCGGCGAGTCCCAACTGTTCTGCCAAGCCAGTGGACATTGGAGCCAACCACTTCCTCTGTGTCAAG TTGAACAGTGTCCAGATCTGAGCCACACTAAGTTCAGCGGTGGAACAATGATCTGCAGACACCCGGTCGGACCTCACAGCTACAACTCCACCTGTGAGTTCAGGTGTTATGAAGGCTTCGACCTCATTGGAGAGAACCTGACACGCTGTGATCACAGCGGCCAATGGACGGCCAGCGTCCCAGCATGCACAATACAGTGTTTTTACCGTAAACTGTAA